The region GTCGGCATGACAATATGGGACGTTGGGAGCTGGTTGAAAGGTTATATCGAAGGTGCGTTCCAGGGCGGCGAGTAGCGTCGGCTTTGCTTGCGACACGGTTATCTCGCGGCCGGTTTCTCGACTTAAGCTCGTAATGCCGCGGTCCGAGAAACCGCAAGGGTTGATGAGCCGGTCGTAGTCGAGCGCCGTGTTGACGTTGAGGGCGATTCCATGCAGCGAGGTCATTTTTTGCACGGCCAGCCCGATCGCGCAGATTTGATTGCGTCCGGCCCAAACGCCGGCATGCTCGCTCCATCGTTGCGTCGCTACGCCGAAGGCCGCGCAAGTCTCGATCGCCGCGCCCTCGAGCGCTCGCACCAGCGGTACGATCTCGCGAAAACGTGCGAGTTTGCGAATCGGATAGACGACCAGCTGTCCAGGCCCGTGATAGGTGACGTCGCCGCCGCGCTCGATCTCAATTACGTCGACGCCGCGTGCCGCGAGCACGTCGCGCGCGAGCAAGACGTTCTGCGCTTTGGCCGTTCGCCCGAGCGTGATGGTGGGCGTGTGTTCGACGACGATCCAGGTATCCGGCGATTCGCCGGCGCGCACGCGCTCGTGGATAGCGTGCTGCATATCCCATACCTCACGATACGGACGCAGCCCGAGATCCACGAGCGACGCGGAGGTCATTTCCCGGCTGCGACCGGCGTTTTCGGCTTGGGATTGACGATGTGAATCGCTTTTCCGTGCGCGGCTTCGGCCGCATCCATGATGCCTTCGGTAAGGGTCGGATGCGGGTGGATCGAGAGCCCGATATCTTCGAGCGTCGCGCCCATCTCGAGCGCGATGACGCCTTCGCCGATCAACGACTCCGCTTGCGGCGCGACGATGTGCATGCCGAGCAGCAGATCGCTCTTCGCATCGCCGACCAGTTTGATCATGCCGTCGCTCTCGTTCATCGTGCGCGCGCGCCCGCTGGCCGCGAGTGGGAACTTGCCGATGCGCACCTCGTAGCCTTGCGCCTTTGCTTCCTCTTCCGAAAGGCCGACCGTCGCCACTTCGGGATCGGTGTAAACGCAGTTCGGAATTGCAACCGGGTCGAAGGCCGCCGACTTGTCGCCGCCGATGACTTCGGCCGCGATGACGCCTTCCTTCATGCCCTTATGCGCGAGCATCGGGGCGCCCGTGATGTCGCCGATCGCAAAGACGTTCGAGACCGACGTGCGGCGCTGCGCGTCGACGTCGATGAAGCCGCGCTCGTTGGTTTTGAGGCCGGCCGCTTCGATATTGAGCCCGTCGGTCACGGGGCGGCGCCCGACGGCAACGAGCACGCATTCGAAGTCGCGCGTCTCGTCCTTTCCGTTCGTGCCTTCGCCGTTGAAGGTCGCTTTGACGGTCTTGCCCGCGCGCGCGATCGCGCCGACTTTCGTGCCGAGCATGATCTCGACGCCTTGTTTTTTGAGAATACGTCCGAGCGTTTTGGATATTTCGACATCGGTGCCGGTGAGAATCTGCGAGAGCGCTTCGATCACCAGAACCTTCGCGCCCAAGCGCGTGTACACGGTCGCGAACTCCAGGCCGATCACGCCGCCGCCGATGACGAGCATGGTCTTCGGAATCTTTTTCATCTGAACGGCGTCGTCGGAGTTGATAATGAACTCGCCGTCGTGCGGCCAGGCCTTTACGTCGATCGGTGCGGAGCCCGTTGCGATCACGACGTTCTGCGCCTTGATCGAATCTTGGCCGCCATCCTTATTCTTCACGACGATCTCGGTCGCGCTCTTAAACGATGCTTCGCCGTACAAGAATTGGACGTTATTGGCCTTGAAGAGCGTCTTCACGCCGCCGACGTTGGAGTTAACGACGTCGGTTTTGAACTTCGCGACGCCTTCGCGTTCGATGTCGTAACCCTTGACCTTGATCCCGAGCGCCTCGGCGTGCCCGATTTGGCGCGTGATCTCGCCGACGTGCAACAGCGCCTTGGTCGGAATGCAGCCCCAATTCAGACAGACGCCGCCGACCTCGTCGCGATCGACGCAGATGACTTTTTTGCCGAGCTGTCCCAGCCGGATGGCGGCATGGTATCCGCCCGGACCCGCGCCGATGACGACCGCGTCAACCTGATGTTCAGCCAATTCCTAACTCCTGTTACATGAGCGCCGAAGAACGATGCACGCCTCTTCGCGATGGGCGAGCCGGGCGCCCCGCAATCATAGCAACCGCCGAGAGGGGAGTAGCCGACCAAAGTAGGGGTCTAGCGGGCCAATTCGCGAAGTGGATGGCAAATGGCTAAAATTGGATGGCCCGGGGCGCTTCCCCACCTGGACCGTGCGAGTATCGTGCCGCTCTACCGCCAGATCTACGAATCGCTGCGCGAATCGATCCTGGCCGGCACGCTTCCGGAATCGACGCGCTTGCCCCCGGAGCGCAATCTTGCCGCTCGGCTGGACGTCAATCGGAGTACGGTCGTTCACGCGTACCGGGAGCTCGTCGCCGACGGGCTGATCGAACAGCGCGTCGGATCGGGCTCCCGGGTCGTGCCGACGCTGCGTCAGGGTCAGCCCGAACGCTCGGCCGCGGTGCCGTGGTGGGTTACCCTGCCGCCGTGGCGCGTGGGCGAGTTTCCGACCGTGCTTGGAGAGTTGGCCGCCAAACAAGAGTCCGGGCGTATCTCGTTCGTGCAGGGCGTCGCGCCCGACGAACCGTCGCCGCTCGAGGAGCTTGCCAAATCGTTCGCGCGCGTCGCCACCGATCCGCGCTTCGTGCTTTCTTACGGCGATTCCGAAGGCTACGAACCGCTGCGCGAAGCGATTGCGGGGCGCATGAATCAGCGCGGTACGCGCACGCAGGCAAAAGACATCATCATCCTTACCGGTTCGACGCAGGGCATCATGATCGTCGCGCAGTCGCTCGCGGAGCCCGGCGATGAGATCATCGTCGAGACCCCGAGTTATCCCGGGGCGCTGCAAATCTT is a window of Candidatus Baltobacteraceae bacterium DNA encoding:
- the lpdA gene encoding dihydrolipoyl dehydrogenase, whose translation is MAEHQVDAVVIGAGPGGYHAAIRLGQLGKKVICVDRDEVGGVCLNWGCIPTKALLHVGEITRQIGHAEALGIKVKGYDIEREGVAKFKTDVVNSNVGGVKTLFKANNVQFLYGEASFKSATEIVVKNKDGGQDSIKAQNVVIATGSAPIDVKAWPHDGEFIINSDDAVQMKKIPKTMLVIGGGVIGLEFATVYTRLGAKVLVIEALSQILTGTDVEISKTLGRILKKQGVEIMLGTKVGAIARAGKTVKATFNGEGTNGKDETRDFECVLVAVGRRPVTDGLNIEAAGLKTNERGFIDVDAQRRTSVSNVFAIGDITGAPMLAHKGMKEGVIAAEVIGGDKSAAFDPVAIPNCVYTDPEVATVGLSEEEAKAQGYEVRIGKFPLAASGRARTMNESDGMIKLVGDAKSDLLLGMHIVAPQAESLIGEGVIALEMGATLEDIGLSIHPHPTLTEGIMDAAEAAHGKAIHIVNPKPKTPVAAGK
- the lipB gene encoding lipoyl(octanoyl) transferase LipB — protein: MTSASLVDLGLRPYREVWDMQHAIHERVRAGESPDTWIVVEHTPTITLGRTAKAQNVLLARDVLAARGVDVIEIERGGDVTYHGPGQLVVYPIRKLARFREIVPLVRALEGAAIETCAAFGVATQRWSEHAGVWAGRNQICAIGLAVQKMTSLHGIALNVNTALDYDRLINPCGFSDRGITSLSRETGREITVSQAKPTLLAALERTFDITFQPAPNVPYCHADNRPVLAGITDTR